One Triplophysa rosa linkage group LG21, Trosa_1v2, whole genome shotgun sequence DNA segment encodes these proteins:
- the neurod4 gene encoding neurogenic differentiation factor 4, translated as MMTKPYGKPGDVTELVSSLGWMEEDLSSQEGDRTPEIGGRYVLNSSNRGQMELGSEDMEEEEDDEDEEMGLDGEKAPKRRGPKKKKMTKARQERFIVRRVKANARERSRMHGLNDALDNLRRVMPCYSKTQKLSKIETLRLARNYIWALSEVLESDQSPESHGFVEMLCKGLSQPTSNLVAGCLQLGPSTVMLNKLDEKCGIPGAGGQQGHPISYPSPGLPSPPYGSLEASHLLHLKGFKGIAYDNSSPNDCSSGTPPYDGPLTPPLSISGNFAVKQEPSPHETERNFTPHAAHYLSAHPYPPSSLAGLPAPQVHTLFQGSRYELPLDMAFEPFAPSHMVTSQISTVYSE; from the coding sequence ATGATGACCAAACCTTATGGCAAGCCAGGGGATGTGACTGAGCTGGTCAGCTCTCTTGGATGGATGGAGGAGGACCTCAGCTCACAGGAGGGTGACCGGACACCTGAAATAGGAGGTCGCTATGTGCTAAATAGTAGCAACCGGGGACAGATGGAACTTGGCAGTGAGGATATGGAGGAAGAGGAAGACGATGAAGATGAAGAAATGGGTCTTGATGGAGAGAAGGCACCCAAGCGGAGAGGTcctaaaaagaagaaaatgacCAAAGCCAGGCAGGAACGGTTCATCGTTCGCCGCGTCAAAGCCAATGCCAGGGAACGTTCACGCATGCACGGACTGAATGATGCATTGGACAACTTACGGCGCGTCATGCCTTGTTACTCAAAGACCCAGAAGCTCTCCAAAATTGAGACTCTGCGGCTGGCCCGCAACTACATCTGGGCACTGTCTGAGGTTCTGGAGAGCGACCAGTCACCTGAGAGCCACGGTTTTGTGGAGATGCTATGCAAGGGGCTTTCACAACCTACCAGCAACTTAGTGGCTGGCTGCCTCCAACTGGGACCTTCAACCGTGATGCTTAATAAACTGGATGAAAAGTGCGGCATACCAGGAGCAGGTGGTCAGCAGGGCCACCCCATTAGCTATCCCTCACCAGGACTGCCCAGCCCACCCTATGGCTCATTGGAGGCCTCACACTTGCTACATCTGAAGGGTTTCAAGGGGATTGCCTATGACAACTCCTCACCCAACGATTGCAGCAGTGGCACACCACCTTATGATGGGCCTCTCACGCCACCTCTTAGCATCAGTGGCAACTTCGCTGTAAAGCAGGAGCCCTCACCGCACGAGACAGAGAGGAACTTTACACCCCACGCCGCCCACTATCTTTCCGCCCACCCTTACCCACCGTCTTCCTTGGCAGGTCTTCCAGCTCCTCAGGTTCACACGCTCTTCCAAGGTTCCCGTTATGAGCTTCCTTTAGACATGGCTTTCGAACCGTTTGCCCCGTCACACATGGTGACTTCACAGATAAGCACCGTTTACAGTGAATGA